From Candidatus Binataceae bacterium, the proteins below share one genomic window:
- a CDS encoding c-type cytochrome, translating into MGHLTDCLALGLMISAGMALLPGTAAAQQRLGYPAGRGTYMRDCAVCHGKDGKGDGPYATMLTKKPADLTVLSKNNNGTFPAPRIARIIDGREEVAAHGTRDMPIWGERFGEAARAAGSNPAPTIASQRIQLLLQYLNTIQEK; encoded by the coding sequence TTGGGGCATCTGACCGACTGTCTTGCGCTGGGGTTGATGATCTCCGCCGGAATGGCGTTGCTGCCGGGCACGGCGGCCGCCCAGCAGAGGCTGGGTTATCCGGCCGGCAGAGGCACCTACATGAGGGACTGCGCGGTTTGCCACGGCAAGGACGGCAAGGGCGACGGGCCGTACGCCACGATGCTGACCAAGAAGCCGGCGGATCTGACCGTGCTGTCCAAGAATAACAACGGCACGTTCCCCGCCCCGCGCATTGCCCGCATAATCGACGGTCGCGAGGAAGTTGCTGCACACGGCACCCGTGACATGCCCATCTGGGGCGAGCGCTTCGGTGAGGCGGCGCGCGCGGCAGGCAGCAACCCGGCGCCGACCATCGCGAGCCAGCGCATCCAATTGCTGCTCCAGTACCTGAATACGATTCAGGAAAAGTAG
- a CDS encoding alpha/beta fold hydrolase yields MSNSSDDDPHPTRSTVDTREFFFPGAGVSALLVHGLSGTPYEMRFLGERLAAAGVRVCGVRLAGHAAEPQDLGAATHAQWYESVVEGFERLRQFGDPNVVIGLSMGGVLAARLAADQREAVAGVVMLSPAFFLPLWIRAALRAVRALGPFASRIYLRCAGADIHDDAARSVHPSTPLMPLSAVFELLDLSAGVRARLGRVTQPALIIHSRQDHVCPADKNVEFVLAHLGSLQKRAIYLDKSFHVITVDSEKERVAAEVVEFAASFRPGVQPASALG; encoded by the coding sequence ATGAGTAATTCGTCCGACGACGATCCTCACCCAACCCGCTCGACGGTCGATACCCGTGAGTTTTTCTTTCCCGGCGCGGGCGTGAGCGCCCTGCTCGTCCATGGGCTCAGCGGCACGCCTTACGAGATGCGCTTTTTGGGCGAACGGCTCGCTGCCGCCGGAGTGCGGGTGTGCGGCGTGCGGCTGGCCGGTCACGCGGCCGAGCCACAGGACCTCGGCGCGGCGACACACGCGCAATGGTACGAGAGCGTGGTCGAGGGCTTCGAGCGGCTGCGCCAGTTCGGCGATCCCAACGTCGTTATCGGACTCTCGATGGGCGGCGTGCTGGCGGCGCGCCTGGCGGCGGATCAGCGCGAAGCCGTGGCCGGGGTCGTGATGCTGTCGCCGGCCTTTTTCTTGCCGCTGTGGATACGAGCGGCGCTGCGCGCGGTGCGCGCGCTGGGTCCGTTCGCCAGCCGCATCTATCTGCGCTGCGCCGGCGCCGACATCCACGACGATGCCGCCCGCAGCGTGCATCCTTCGACGCCGCTGATGCCGCTGAGCGCGGTGTTCGAGTTGCTCGATCTCTCCGCCGGCGTGCGCGCGCGACTTGGCCGTGTGACGCAGCCGGCGCTGATCATCCATAGCCGTCAGGACCACGTCTGCCCGGCCGACAAAAACGTCGAATTCGTCCTCGCCCATTTGGGGAGCTTGCAGAAGCGCGCGATCTATCTCGACAAAAGCTTCCACGTGATCACGGTGGATAGCGAGAAGGAGCGCGTCGCCGCCGAGGTGGTCGAGTTCGCCGCCTCCTTTCGTCCGGGCGTCCAGCCCGCAAGCGCGCTCGGATAG
- a CDS encoding SurA N-terminal domain-containing protein: MLDLMRKHAYSWTIRAIVIALIAVFAFWGVGTGFFTRIKPVATVDGHQILSKDVEHEAEQIRRRLQQVYGAEAAQVLARFNVRQEALDQLIDQQLVLDEAHRLGLKIGDAQLEQAIASQAAFQVGGRFDFQAYQQVLRANGLHPAEYEADTRLQLLQELMRRMVSQSVEISDSEAHQEYDRLNLKLALAYVEIPYSGFVPSMTPTQKQVEDYYNQHREQFREPERIQFDFIRYDPDQMGAKFNPSDKEIEDYYKRYRDQNFTHPEQVRARHILIAVPANAAPQQKQAARAKAEDILKQLKAGADFAKLARQYSDDPGSKNNGGELGYFSQGEMVKPFAEAAFRLRPGEMTIAETQFGFHVIEVEDHKLAHVDTLEEARPKIIEGLRHREGAEAAHQAIDQDLAAALDGKGMAQLAEKRGLNVIRTPYLAIDQHTPEIDDPRVMQEAFKLNPNDVRVINGRNASFLVKLIARAPSYIPKLADVQSKVRAALVREMAEAKAQEQAAAFIKQVKAPADFDKVAAELKLQVRTTGDFSRAEGSIPTIGAFSDAVEAAALEPTVPGLVGHPLALDGNAYVFEVQKRAEPDDAQWKQAKDSFIERLRKERQMRAWASFVQNLRARAQITVHPDLIGQPTESSM; this comes from the coding sequence ATGCTCGACCTGATGCGCAAGCACGCCTATTCGTGGACGATCCGCGCGATCGTGATTGCGCTCATCGCCGTTTTCGCGTTCTGGGGCGTCGGCACCGGCTTCTTCACCCGCATCAAGCCGGTGGCCACCGTGGATGGCCATCAGATCCTGTCCAAGGACGTTGAGCACGAGGCCGAGCAGATTCGCCGCCGTCTCCAGCAGGTCTACGGCGCCGAGGCGGCGCAAGTGCTGGCTCGCTTCAACGTCCGCCAGGAGGCTCTCGACCAGCTCATCGATCAGCAACTTGTGCTCGATGAAGCCCATCGTTTGGGGCTTAAGATCGGCGACGCTCAATTGGAGCAGGCGATCGCGTCGCAGGCCGCCTTCCAGGTCGGTGGCCGCTTCGACTTCCAGGCCTACCAGCAGGTGCTGCGCGCAAACGGCTTGCACCCGGCCGAATACGAAGCCGACACCCGCCTTCAGTTGCTCCAAGAGCTGATGCGGCGGATGGTCAGCCAGAGCGTCGAAATCAGCGACTCCGAGGCGCACCAGGAGTACGACCGGCTCAATCTCAAGCTGGCGCTGGCCTACGTCGAAATCCCTTACTCCGGCTTCGTTCCTTCGATGACGCCGACCCAGAAGCAGGTTGAGGACTACTACAACCAGCATCGCGAGCAGTTCCGCGAGCCCGAGCGGATTCAGTTCGACTTCATCCGCTACGATCCCGACCAGATGGGCGCCAAGTTCAACCCCTCGGACAAGGAAATTGAGGACTACTACAAGCGCTACCGGGATCAGAATTTCACCCATCCCGAACAGGTCCGCGCGCGCCATATCCTGATCGCCGTGCCCGCCAACGCCGCGCCCCAACAGAAGCAGGCCGCCAGAGCCAAGGCTGAGGACATCCTCAAGCAGCTCAAGGCGGGCGCCGATTTCGCCAAGCTTGCCCGACAATACTCGGACGATCCGGGCTCCAAAAACAACGGCGGCGAGCTCGGTTACTTCTCGCAGGGCGAGATGGTCAAGCCGTTCGCCGAGGCCGCCTTCAGACTGCGGCCGGGCGAGATGACCATTGCGGAGACCCAGTTCGGTTTCCACGTCATCGAGGTCGAAGACCACAAGCTCGCCCACGTTGACACGCTGGAGGAGGCGCGGCCGAAGATTATCGAGGGCCTGCGCCATCGCGAAGGCGCCGAGGCGGCCCATCAAGCCATCGACCAGGACCTCGCCGCCGCGCTGGACGGCAAGGGGATGGCTCAGCTGGCCGAGAAGCGCGGCCTCAACGTTATCCGCACGCCATATCTCGCCATCGACCAGCACACCCCGGAGATAGACGACCCGCGCGTGATGCAGGAGGCATTCAAGCTGAACCCCAACGACGTGCGCGTGATCAACGGCCGCAACGCGTCTTTCCTGGTCAAGCTCATCGCGCGTGCGCCTAGCTACATTCCCAAGCTCGCCGACGTCCAGAGCAAAGTGCGTGCGGCATTGGTGCGCGAGATGGCTGAGGCCAAAGCGCAGGAGCAGGCTGCAGCCTTCATCAAGCAGGTCAAAGCCCCTGCCGATTTCGACAAGGTCGCCGCCGAACTCAAATTGCAGGTCCGGACGACCGGTGATTTCTCGCGCGCCGAGGGCTCGATACCGACGATCGGCGCCTTTTCCGACGCGGTCGAGGCGGCCGCGCTCGAGCCGACGGTTCCCGGCCTGGTCGGACACCCGCTCGCGCTGGACGGCAACGCCTACGTCTTCGAGGTGCAGAAACGGGCTGAGCCCGACGACGCGCAATGGAAACAGGCAAAGGATTCGTTCATCGAACGGCTGCGCAAGGAGCGCCAGATGCGGGCGTGGGCCAGCTTCGTCCAGAACCTGCGTGCGCGCGCCCAGATCACGGTCCATCCGGACCTCATCGGCCAACCCACTGAATCCTCGATGTAA
- a CDS encoding rod shape-determining protein, whose product MVFNSIFGWFSNDLAIDLGTANTLIYVKGEGIVCNEPSVVAVQKDSRGARRVLAIGAEAKKMLGRTPGSIVAIRPLKDGVIADFEITENMLRHFIQKTHNRKFLARPRIVICVPFGITAVEKRAVRESAEAAGAHEVYLIEEPMAAAIGAGLPITEPSGNMIVDIGGGTTEVAVISLAGVVFSRSVRVAGDKMDEAIIHHIKRKYNLLIGERTAELIKITIGSAYPGNEIQTMEIKGRDLVAGVPKIIEITDEEIREALMEPVHQVVESVRIALERTPPELASDIVDKGIVLAGGGALLRNLDVLLREETGLPVTLADDPLTAVVMGAGKALDEISLLRDVTVD is encoded by the coding sequence GTGGTATTCAATTCAATCTTCGGTTGGTTCTCCAACGATCTCGCCATCGACCTCGGCACGGCCAACACGCTCATCTACGTCAAGGGCGAAGGCATCGTGTGCAACGAGCCTTCAGTGGTCGCGGTGCAGAAGGACTCCCGCGGCGCGCGCCGCGTGCTCGCCATCGGCGCCGAGGCCAAGAAGATGCTGGGGCGCACGCCGGGCTCGATCGTCGCGATCCGTCCGCTCAAGGACGGCGTGATCGCCGATTTCGAGATCACCGAGAACATGCTTCGCCACTTCATCCAGAAGACCCACAACCGCAAGTTTCTCGCCCGCCCGCGCATCGTGATTTGCGTCCCCTTCGGCATTACCGCGGTCGAGAAGCGCGCGGTGCGCGAGTCGGCCGAGGCGGCCGGAGCCCACGAAGTCTATCTGATCGAAGAACCGATGGCGGCGGCGATCGGCGCCGGGCTGCCGATCACCGAGCCTTCCGGCAACATGATCGTCGATATCGGTGGCGGCACCACCGAGGTCGCGGTGATCTCGCTCGCCGGCGTGGTGTTCTCGCGCTCGGTGCGGGTGGCCGGCGACAAGATGGACGAGGCGATCATCCATCACATCAAGCGCAAGTACAACCTGCTCATCGGCGAGCGCACCGCCGAGCTGATTAAGATCACCATCGGCTCGGCCTACCCGGGCAACGAGATCCAGACCATGGAGATCAAGGGGCGCGACCTGGTGGCGGGTGTGCCCAAGATCATCGAGATTACCGACGAGGAGATCCGCGAGGCGCTGATGGAGCCGGTCCATCAGGTGGTCGAGTCGGTCCGCATCGCGCTCGAGCGCACGCCGCCCGAGCTCGCCTCCGACATCGTGGACAAGGGAATCGTGCTGGCCGGCGGCGGCGCCCTGCTGCGCAACCTCGACGTCCTGCTGCGCGAGGAAACCGGGTTGCCGGTCACGCTGGCCGACGACCCGCTGACCGCGGTCGTCATGGGCGCGGGCAAGGCGCTCGACGAAATCTCGCTGCTGCGCGACGTGACGGTGGACTGA
- the mreC gene encoding rod shape-determining protein MreC: MKNYFLWRNRVPLLGAALLLLSIHLLWSGVRPDQRAARPRGLVMAALAPVQTAISRMAGGADGIFHDYFDLVGVRQENLRLRAALAREQAQQARLAELEAENRHLSDLLELKQALALKAAAANVIGADASGLARSLVLEGGADQGFSPGMAVLSTAGVVGKIIAVGPSSSRVLLIDDHNSALDAFDQRSRVRGIIAGVVEDGLVMKYVDRSEDVKAGDTIVTSGLDGIFPRGLLVGEVTAVRREGPGLFLTVEVAPAADFHNLEQVLVVTQRIPEPPPVMPRG, encoded by the coding sequence GTGAAAAACTACTTCCTGTGGCGCAACCGCGTTCCGCTGCTGGGCGCGGCCCTGCTGCTGCTCTCGATACACCTTCTGTGGAGCGGAGTGCGTCCCGACCAGCGCGCGGCCCGGCCGCGCGGGCTGGTGATGGCAGCGCTGGCGCCGGTGCAGACGGCGATCTCGCGCATGGCCGGCGGCGCGGACGGCATCTTCCATGACTACTTCGACCTCGTCGGCGTACGCCAAGAGAACCTGCGGTTGCGCGCCGCGCTCGCCCGCGAACAGGCGCAGCAGGCGCGGCTGGCCGAGCTGGAGGCCGAAAACCGCCACCTCAGCGACCTGCTCGAACTCAAGCAGGCGCTCGCGCTCAAGGCGGCGGCGGCCAACGTGATCGGCGCTGACGCCTCGGGTCTGGCGCGCAGCCTGGTGCTCGAAGGCGGCGCGGACCAGGGCTTCTCTCCCGGGATGGCGGTGCTGTCGACCGCAGGCGTGGTCGGCAAGATCATCGCGGTCGGGCCGAGCTCCTCGCGCGTGCTGCTGATAGACGACCATAACTCGGCGCTCGACGCCTTCGATCAGCGCAGCCGCGTGCGCGGCATCATCGCCGGCGTGGTCGAGGACGGGCTGGTGATGAAGTACGTCGACCGCTCGGAGGATGTTAAAGCTGGGGATACAATTGTCACGTCGGGCCTGGACGGGATCTTTCCCCGCGGGCTGCTGGTCGGCGAGGTTACCGCGGTGCGACGCGAAGGGCCGGGCTTGTTCCTGACCGTCGAGGTCGCGCCGGCGGCCGATTTTCACAACCTCGAGCAGGTGCTGGTGGTGACCCAGCGGATTCCCGAACCGCCGCCGGTGATGCCCAGGGGTTGA
- the mreD gene encoding rod shape-determining protein MreD has product MVALFAALTFVALALQTTAARWLPLSALVPDFVLILAVDLGLRHRRALALVMAFAMGYAMDAFSGAQLGVNTFVVTFVFLMAYEVGAHTTAVGARAGAVLVFLAVLVQNLGGYLIDSQFRAPAQLGMLLPGALLQAALTALVAPPVFALIARLRVAIGLSQPRRRARGYAARGM; this is encoded by the coding sequence TTGGTCGCGCTGTTCGCCGCTCTGACCTTCGTTGCCTTGGCGCTTCAAACCACCGCCGCGCGCTGGCTGCCGCTGAGTGCGCTGGTCCCCGACTTCGTGCTGATCCTCGCCGTGGACCTCGGCCTGCGCCATCGCCGGGCGCTTGCGCTGGTGATGGCGTTCGCGATGGGCTATGCGATGGACGCGTTTTCGGGCGCCCAGCTCGGAGTCAACACCTTTGTGGTAACCTTTGTCTTCCTGATGGCCTACGAGGTGGGCGCGCATACGACAGCCGTCGGAGCGCGGGCCGGCGCGGTGCTGGTCTTCCTCGCGGTGCTGGTTCAGAACCTGGGCGGCTATCTGATCGATAGTCAGTTTCGGGCGCCGGCCCAGCTTGGGATGCTGCTGCCCGGGGCGCTGCTCCAGGCGGCGCTGACCGCGCTTGTGGCGCCACCCGTTTTTGCCTTGATCGCGCGGCTACGCGTGGCGATCGGGCTCAGCCAGCCCCGGCGGCGCGCGCGCGGCTACGCCGCACGAGGGATGTAA
- the mrdA gene encoding penicillin-binding protein 2, with translation MARWHYYRSKAQRAVPRLEPRLAALSVVVAAVLAVMTVRLYYLQIIRHKEYVQLADRNRIRIHRLPALRGLVFDTRHRPLVDTRPSFEAVMVPEDVRDVKQTVARLENYLGQDNVAEKLSEAEDDGRPPFDPVTVEEHLDWRQVVALETHQLQLPGVSLEVLPQRHYIYGSVAAHMLGYVGEVTLSDLNHMPNYRMGDEIGKFGLERVFEGRLRGQAGGQEIEVDSVGRRLRLLREIPETPGDSVVLSIDLDVQEAAEKAMGGQSGALVAVDPNTGYVIAMVSHPSFDPNVFSNGITPVQWRALTTDANHPLENRAIQGIYPPGSTFKLVDAIAAMEEHTLTPETTYYCPGGLWYGNREYHCWRKQGHGTLSVHRAIVASCDVFFYQVGIRLGIDRLARWAHALGLGEKTGIDLDHERAGIIPSSLWKEQRFHQRWYPAETLSVAIGQGYVAVTPLQMAMLAAEIANGGVRYKPQYVKEIEALDGSAVKRFAPVVARRLAIDPEVLDIVRDAMCDVVNGPGGTGHAAHLDGIEVCGKTGTAQVVKEAGNARIPEDKQPLKYRDHAWFIAYAPANHPQIAIACVIEHGGHGGSSAAPVVHDVLQKFFQLYPPGGGRPAAPAPAAPPAPQGPPPGSIAAR, from the coding sequence GTGGCGCGCTGGCACTACTACCGCAGCAAGGCGCAGCGCGCGGTTCCCCGTTTAGAGCCGCGGCTGGCCGCGCTCTCGGTGGTGGTGGCGGCGGTGCTGGCGGTGATGACAGTACGGCTGTACTACCTGCAAATCATCCGCCACAAGGAATACGTCCAGCTCGCCGACCGCAACCGAATCCGCATCCACCGCTTGCCCGCGCTGCGCGGTTTGGTCTTCGACACCCGCCACCGCCCACTGGTTGACACGCGGCCGTCGTTCGAGGCGGTGATGGTTCCCGAGGACGTACGCGACGTCAAGCAGACCGTCGCGCGGCTGGAGAATTACCTCGGCCAGGACAATGTCGCGGAAAAACTCAGCGAGGCCGAGGACGACGGGCGTCCGCCCTTCGATCCGGTCACGGTCGAAGAGCATCTTGATTGGCGCCAGGTCGTCGCGCTCGAAACCCATCAGCTCCAGCTGCCGGGCGTCAGCCTCGAAGTCCTGCCGCAGCGCCATTATATCTACGGCTCGGTCGCGGCCCATATGCTGGGCTACGTGGGCGAGGTCACGCTGAGCGACCTCAATCATATGCCGAACTATCGGATGGGGGACGAAATCGGCAAGTTCGGCCTCGAACGGGTCTTCGAGGGCAGGCTGCGCGGCCAGGCGGGCGGACAGGAGATCGAGGTCGATTCGGTCGGCCGCCGCCTGCGGCTGCTGCGCGAGATTCCGGAAACGCCCGGCGACAGCGTCGTACTCAGCATCGATCTCGACGTGCAGGAGGCGGCCGAGAAGGCGATGGGCGGCCAGTCGGGCGCGCTGGTCGCGGTCGACCCCAATACCGGCTACGTCATCGCGATGGTTTCGCATCCGAGCTTCGACCCCAACGTCTTCTCCAACGGGATAACGCCGGTGCAGTGGCGCGCGCTGACCACCGACGCCAACCATCCGCTGGAGAACCGCGCGATCCAGGGCATCTATCCCCCGGGCTCGACCTTCAAGCTGGTCGATGCGATCGCGGCGATGGAAGAGCACACGCTGACGCCGGAGACCACCTACTACTGTCCGGGCGGGCTATGGTACGGCAACCGCGAGTACCATTGCTGGCGCAAGCAGGGCCACGGCACGCTTTCGGTCCATCGCGCGATCGTCGCCTCGTGCGACGTGTTCTTCTACCAGGTCGGCATCCGCCTCGGCATCGACCGCCTCGCCCGGTGGGCGCATGCGCTCGGGCTGGGTGAAAAGACCGGGATCGACCTCGACCATGAGCGCGCCGGCATCATCCCCTCCTCGCTGTGGAAGGAGCAGCGGTTCCATCAGCGATGGTACCCGGCGGAGACGCTGTCGGTTGCGATCGGGCAGGGCTACGTCGCGGTGACGCCGTTGCAGATGGCGATGCTGGCGGCCGAGATCGCCAACGGCGGCGTGCGCTACAAACCGCAGTACGTCAAGGAGATCGAGGCGCTTGACGGTTCGGCGGTCAAACGCTTTGCGCCGGTGGTCGCACGACGCCTGGCGATCGATCCCGAGGTGCTCGACATAGTGCGCGACGCGATGTGCGACGTGGTCAACGGCCCCGGCGGCACCGGCCACGCCGCCCACCTCGACGGCATCGAAGTCTGCGGCAAGACCGGCACCGCGCAGGTGGTCAAGGAGGCGGGCAACGCCCGCATTCCCGAGGACAAGCAGCCGCTCAAGTATCGCGACCACGCATGGTTCATCGCCTACGCGCCCGCCAACCATCCGCAGATCGCGATCGCCTGCGTGATCGAGCATGGCGGCCATGGCGGCAGCTCGGCGGCTCCGGTCGTGCACGACGTGCTCCAGAAGTTCTTCCAGCTCTATCCGCCCGGCGGCGGCCGTCCGGCGGCGCCGGCGCCGGCCGCACCGCCGGCTCCGCAGGGGCCGCCCCCGGGTTCGATCGCGGCGCGGTAG
- the rodA gene encoding rod shape-determining protein RodA — MALDRRLVYHFDWTLFTMALGLAALGLLSVLSATWGAPRQHGLDPLVVRQLIWIGVGTALMTAAAVFDYRALATYAYPLYAGTIVLLGAVMAAGHASGGSRRWLNLGFFKLEPSELAKLALVLVIVRYLREEPPRGGFSFRQMIIPALLLGVPTALVLKQPDLGTAIILVLASGTLIFVGGLNGRVLIAAMLAAALAAPAGWHFLKPYQKQRLVSFLNPQSDPLGAGYHIIQSEIAIGAGGAWGKGFLKGTQARLNFLPEQTTDFIFAVFAEEFGFAGSILLMALYAGVVARGLWIARHARDRFGVLLAVGLTAVVFWQVVINIGMASGMLPVVGIPLPMVSYGGSSLIAMMAAMGVLISINTRRYLF, encoded by the coding sequence ATGGCGTTGGATCGGCGGCTGGTCTATCACTTCGACTGGACCCTGTTTACGATGGCGCTCGGGCTGGCCGCGCTCGGCCTGCTTAGCGTGCTGAGCGCGACCTGGGGCGCGCCGCGCCAACACGGGCTGGACCCGCTGGTGGTGCGCCAGCTCATCTGGATCGGGGTAGGGACGGCGCTGATGACGGCGGCGGCGGTCTTCGACTACCGCGCGCTCGCTACCTACGCCTACCCGCTTTATGCGGGAACGATCGTGCTGCTGGGCGCGGTGATGGCGGCGGGGCACGCGAGCGGCGGCTCGCGGCGCTGGCTCAACCTGGGCTTCTTCAAGCTCGAACCCTCGGAGCTGGCCAAGCTCGCGCTGGTACTGGTGATCGTGCGCTATCTGCGCGAGGAGCCGCCGCGCGGTGGCTTCAGCTTCCGCCAGATGATTATCCCGGCGCTTCTGCTCGGTGTGCCCACCGCGCTGGTGCTCAAGCAGCCCGACCTCGGCACCGCGATCATCCTGGTGCTGGCCAGCGGGACGCTGATCTTCGTTGGCGGACTCAACGGGCGGGTGCTGATTGCGGCGATGCTGGCGGCGGCGCTGGCGGCGCCCGCCGGATGGCATTTCCTCAAGCCCTACCAGAAGCAGCGCCTGGTGAGCTTCCTCAACCCGCAATCGGATCCGCTGGGTGCCGGCTATCACATAATCCAGTCCGAAATCGCGATCGGCGCCGGGGGCGCGTGGGGTAAGGGCTTCCTCAAGGGCACCCAGGCGCGGCTGAATTTCCTGCCCGAGCAGACCACCGACTTCATCTTTGCCGTCTTCGCAGAGGAGTTCGGCTTTGCGGGTTCGATCCTGCTGATGGCGTTATATGCGGGGGTGGTTGCGCGCGGGCTGTGGATCGCGCGCCACGCGCGCGACCGCTTCGGCGTGCTGCTGGCGGTTGGCCTGACGGCGGTCGTTTTTTGGCAGGTCGTGATCAATATCGGGATGGCGAGCGGAATGCTGCCGGTGGTGGGTATCCCGTTGCCGATGGTCAGTTACGGCGGCTCGTCGCTGATCGCGATGATGGCCGCGATGGGGGTGCTGATCAGCATCAACACCCGCCGCTATCTGTTCTGA
- a CDS encoding ammonium transporter produces MPRTRQIACLAGAASTALLLAVPAHAAEAPAINTGDTAWVLTSAALVLLMTAPGLALFYGGMVRRKNVLAVLMQSFILAALVSVQWVLFGYSLAFSPGSALIGSLHWIGLRAVSASQPYPDYAATIPHQAYMVFQCMFAVITPALITGAFAERISFKGFLVFSLLWMTLIYDPLAHWVWGVDGWLHKLGALDFAGGTVVHISSGTSALAAVLVIGRRRGYLREPMPPHNLTLTLTGAGLLWVGWFGFNAGSAVAANGLAVSAFIATHLGAAAAALGWVVAEWLIVGKPTTLGVASGVVAGLVAITPASGYVGPMSSIIIGAVAGVVCYLAVRMKPRLGYDDALDVVGVHGVGGTWGALATGLFASSAVNSAGANGLFFGNPGQLLVQLVAVAASISFAFVGSLILLKLTEALVGLRVSDEAEVMGLDLSEHDESAYDLGA; encoded by the coding sequence ATGCCGCGCACGAGGCAGATTGCTTGTCTGGCAGGAGCCGCATCAACAGCCCTGCTGCTCGCCGTCCCCGCCCACGCTGCGGAGGCGCCGGCGATCAACACCGGCGACACCGCCTGGGTGCTGACCTCGGCGGCCCTGGTGCTGTTGATGACCGCGCCGGGGCTGGCGCTGTTCTACGGCGGGATGGTGCGGCGCAAGAACGTGCTCGCGGTCCTGATGCAAAGCTTCATCCTGGCGGCGCTGGTTTCGGTCCAATGGGTGCTTTTCGGCTACAGTCTGGCGTTTTCGCCCGGCAGCGCGCTGATTGGCAGCCTGCACTGGATCGGACTGCGCGCGGTGAGCGCCAGCCAGCCTTATCCCGACTACGCGGCCACCATCCCGCATCAGGCCTACATGGTCTTTCAATGCATGTTCGCGGTGATCACGCCGGCGCTGATCACCGGCGCCTTCGCCGAACGCATCTCCTTCAAGGGCTTTCTGGTCTTCAGCCTGCTCTGGATGACGCTAATCTACGACCCGCTGGCGCATTGGGTATGGGGCGTGGATGGATGGCTGCACAAGCTGGGCGCACTGGACTTTGCCGGCGGCACCGTCGTACATATCTCCTCGGGCACCTCGGCGCTGGCCGCGGTGCTGGTGATCGGAAGGCGGCGCGGCTATCTGCGCGAGCCGATGCCGCCGCATAACCTGACCTTGACCCTGACCGGCGCCGGACTGCTGTGGGTCGGATGGTTCGGCTTCAACGCCGGCAGCGCGGTCGCCGCCAACGGCCTCGCGGTGTCGGCCTTCATCGCGACGCATCTGGGCGCCGCCGCCGCAGCGCTCGGATGGGTAGTGGCAGAGTGGCTCATCGTCGGCAAGCCGACGACGCTCGGCGTGGCGAGCGGCGTGGTCGCCGGGCTGGTCGCGATCACCCCGGCGTCGGGTTACGTCGGTCCGATGTCGTCGATCATCATCGGCGCCGTGGCCGGCGTGGTCTGCTACCTTGCGGTGCGGATGAAGCCGCGGTTGGGTTACGACGACGCGCTGGACGTGGTCGGCGTGCACGGCGTCGGCGGCACCTGGGGTGCGCTCGCGACCGGGCTGTTCGCCAGCAGCGCGGTCAATTCGGCGGGCGCCAACGGCCTGTTCTTCGGCAACCCGGGTCAGTTGCTGGTGCAGTTGGTAGCGGTCGCCGCCAGCATCTCGTTCGCTTTCGTCGGCAGCCTGATCCTGCTCAAGCTAACCGAAGCGCTGGTCGGACTGCGGGTGAGCGACGAGGCCGAAGTGATGGGGCTCGACCTCAGCGAGCACGACGAAAGCGCCTACGACCTCGGCGCGTAG